The following proteins are co-located in the Canis aureus isolate CA01 chromosome X, VMU_Caureus_v.1.0, whole genome shotgun sequence genome:
- the DDX53 gene encoding DEAD box protein 53 — translation MAWAPEQRKAEPQPRDHRACRERGGGGGGSSGSGGGSGRGWSGPSGYVDLRASGSREPPLCFRLRNNTIGVVIGRGGAKIKDIQATTNTKIQIIKGDSEAEVKIFGARDMKAKAKAAIEALVEKQERSSSSEPRAESAAPQPSATREFRAESTGGRQAQPLIDWDKIRAEVVRWEKRKWADLPPITKNFYVESKATSSLSKVQVDLWRNENFDVMCDDLKDGKKRPIPNPTCTFQDAFQPYPELIRNIKKAGFQKPMPIQSQAWPIILQGIDLIGVAQTGTGKTLAYLMPGFIHLNNQPIPREERNGPGMLVLTPTRELALQVEAECSKYSYKGLKSICIYGAGNREQQIQDLTKGIDIIIATPGRLNDLQMNNLVNLRSITYLVLDEADKMLDLGFEHQIMKILLDVRPDRQTVMTSATWPDTIRRLARSYLKQPMMVYVGTLDLAAVNTVKQNVIVTTEEEKRSLIRDFLHSLSPQDKVIVFVSRKLVADDLSSDLSIQGIPVQSLHGNREQYDREYALEDFKTGKVKILIATDLASRGLDVNDVTHVYNYDFPCNIEEYVHRVGRTGRAGKTGVSITLITQNDWKIASKLIKILKRANQSVPEDLIAMAERYKMHKQKKDTRKESKSHGKATEFY, via the coding sequence ATGGCCTGGGCCCCagagcagagaaaggcagagcctCAGCCGCGAGATCACAGGGCCTGCCGGGAGCGCGGgggcggtggcggcggcagcagcggaAGTGGGGGCGGAAGTGGCCGAGGCTGGAGCGGCCCCTCGGGCTACGTGGACCTTAGGGCCTCGGGCTCCAGAGAACCACCTCTCTGCTTTAGATTAAGGAACAATACGATCGGTGTGGTGATTGGTCGTGGGGGAGCAAAGATAAAAGACATCCAGGCTACGACAAACACCAAGATACAGATCATAAAAGGTGACTCCGAAGCAGAGGTAAAAATTTTTGGCGCCAGGGACATGAAAGCCAAGGCCAAAGCGGCTATAGAAGCCCTTGTTGAGAAACAAGAACGCAGCTCCAGTTCAGAGCCCCGGGCTGAAAGTGCCGCACCTCAGCCCTCTGCCACAAGGGAGTTTCGTGCGGAGAGCACTGGTGGTAGACAAGCTCAGCCACTGATAGACTGGGATAAAATCAGGGCAGAAGTTGTGcgctgggaaaaaagaaaatgggcagatTTACCACCCATTACGAAAAACTTCTACGTAGAATCTAAAGCCACAAGCTCGTTGTCTAAAGTTCAAGTAGACCtctggagaaatgaaaattttgatgTAATGTGTGACGACCTGAAAGATGGTAAAAAGCGCCCCATCCCAAATCCTACCTGTACATTTCAGGATGCTTTCCAACCTTATCCTGAACTTATAAGGAACATTAAAAAAGCAGGTTTTCAAAAGCCAATGCCAATTCAGTCACAGGCGTGGCCAATTATTTTACAAGGAATAGATCTTATTGGAGTTGCCCAAACTGGAACAGGCAAAACTTTGGCCTATTTAATGCCTGGCTTTATTCATCTCAATAATCAACCAATACCGAGAGAGGAAAGGAATGGACCTGGCATGCTAGTCCTTACACCCACTAGAGAATTAGCTCTTCAGGTAGAAGCTGAATGTTCTAAGTATTCATACAAAGGTCTTAAAAGTATTTGTATATATGGTGCCGGAAATAGAGAACAACAAATACAAGACCTTACCAAAGGCATAGATATCATTATTGCAACTCCCGGACGACTGAATGATCTGCAAATGAATAACTTAGTCAACTTACGAAGTATAACATACTTAGTCTTAGATGAAGCAGATAAAATGCTAGATCTGGGCTTTGAACACCAGATAATGAAGATCTTACTAGATGTGCGCCCAGATCGGCAGACTGTTATGACAAGTGCAACTTGGCCAGATACCATTCGTCGACTTGCTCGATCTTATTTGAAACAGCCTATGATGGTGTATGTTGGTACTCTGGATCTAGCTGCTGTTAATACCGTGAAGCAAAATGTAATTGTTACCACAGAAGAAGAAAAACGATCTCTTATCCGAGATTTCCTACACAGCCTGTCACCCCAAGACAAAGTCATCGTGTTTGTGAGCAGAAAACTTGTTGCTGATGACTTATCAAGTGATTTAAGCATCCAGGGCATACCAGTGCAATCACTGCATGGTAACAGAGAACAGTATGATCGTGAGTATGCTCTGGAGGACTTTAAAActggaaaagtgaaaatattgATTGCTACTGATTTAGCATCCAGAGGTCTTGATGTTAATGATGTCACACATGTATATAATTATGACTTCCCATGCAATATTGAAGAATATGTACATAGAGTTGGGCGTACTGGAAGAGCAGGAAAGACGGGTGTATCAATTACCCTCATAACTCAAAATGATTGGAAAATCGCTAGCAAATTGATTAAGATTCTAAAACGAGCAAATCAGAGTGTCCCGGAAGATCTTATAGCAATGGCTGAGCGATataaaatgcataaacaaaaaaaggacacaagaaaagaatcaaaatcgcATGGAAAAGCCACGGAATTTTATTGA